The sequence below is a genomic window from Syntrophorhabdus sp..
GGAATGTTCTTCATCAAGTCCGGCACCGGCCTGGAAGGGATAATGGCCCTGCTCCCCGGCGTGGCAGCCCTTTCCATTCTCTTCGGTACGACATCGATGTTATCGGTTACGGTGACCTTCGAAAAGAAGAACCGTTCCTTCGAGCGGCTCCTGCTGGCGCCGATACCACTTGAGCTCCTTATGCTGGCGAAGACGAGCGGGGCCATCCTTTTCGGCGTGGCCAACGCCTTTATACCCGTCGCCATGGCGGCTTTTCTCACCGATCTGTCCCGGGTCTCCTGGGGCCTTTTCATCCCCGCTGTTTTCATGATCGCCGTGGCCTCCACCTTCCTCGGGCTTTTCATCGCCGTTTCCGTCAGCGAGGTGTTTGAGGCGCAGACCTTCTCGAATTTCTTTCGTTTCCCCATGGTTTTCCTCTGCGGGCTTTTCTTTCCCATCGAGAAGCTGCCGGTCTTTCTGAAGCCCCTCTCGTATGTCCTGCCCCTCACCTACGGGGTGGATGTGCTGCACGGAGCCGTGCATGGCGGACACTCCATGCCCTTCACCCTCGACCTGTCCCT
It includes:
- a CDS encoding ABC transporter permease; the encoded protein is MKLWIAFWNILVKDMRTYYLKPPNVSWGLIFPLAWTGMFFIKSGTGLEGIMALLPGVAALSILFGTTSMLSVTVTFEKKNRSFERLLLAPIPLELLMLAKTSGAILFGVANAFIPVAMAAFLTDLSRVSWGLFIPAVFMIAVASTFLGLFIAVSVSEVFEAQTFSNFFRFPMVFLCGLFFPIEKLPVFLKPLSYVLPLTYGVDVLHGAVHGGHSMPFTLDLSLLGVFCVGLFAVSLMNIRRKWIT